The Spirochaetota bacterium genome contains the following window.
TGACAACAATTTCAGAAACCGCCCAGTATACGGGCACAGTTGCCTGGGACGGGGGCTGGGCATGGTCAACGCGTTTTGGCGGCGACAAAGCCTACACGGCAACCATTACCCTGACAGCCAAATCAGGATATACCCTGACCGGGGTATCATCGAATTTTTTTACCGTGCCGGGGTCAACGAGCGTCACAAACAGCGCCGACTCTGGCGTTATAACCGCGGTATTCCCCGCGACAGCAGCAGTAGCTGTCGGTGAAGCTGCTTTAGGCGGAAAGGTGGCTTATATTCTGGCTACTGGAGACCCTGGATATGTTGCGGGCGAACAGCGCGGTCTCATTGCCGCGAGTGGAGATCAGGGTGTATCAATTATTTGGGCGATAGCGGCATATCAAGCAACAGCAGTTGGTGGAACAGGCACCGCTCTGGGGACCGGCTTGTCAAATACCGTTAAGATAATCGCCCAGAATGGTACAGGCAGCACCTATGCGGCAGGACTGGCCCGCGCATGTATTGACGGAGGCTACACAGACTGGTACCTGCCGTCCAAAAATGAATTGGGCAAGCTCTATGATAATAGAGGCTTGATTGGCGGTTTCGCCGAGGATTTCTACTGGAGCTCGTCTGAGTACGGAGCCAGCTCCTCGTGGTTCCAGACTTTTCTCAATGGCTTCCAGAGCGATACAGCTAAGGGATTAACATGCAGGGTTCGGGCTGTTCGGGCTTTTTAGCAATTCAATAATTCAAAGATGGTCGAGAAACCCTTCAATATTACACGGCACTTTACCGGATGTTAAATTTCAAGACGCCTGTCCAGAACTTTTTACTTGTCACAAGGCTTCACTAGTGCCATAATCATTTCAGATTAAAGGCATTGTGTCACCTGGTCACTGGTAGAACAAGGACCTTTTTCCTATAGATGAAAAAATGAAATTTGATAAACATATTTTCCGGGTAAATAAGTAAAATGTTGAGCAATTATGATATACATCAAGCATGCGCTGACGATTTGAGATTTCTTTCGGAAATCGAGCTTGCTGCCACTGAGATATTTCCTGAAGGGTCTCTTCCTGACAATATCAGGAGTGAGACGCTTCCTTTATATATCCTTCAGGCAGCATTAAGCAAAGGCTGTTTGTGGGTTGCATCTGATAGCATGAACAGGCCTGTGGGTTTCATAGTTCTAAGAGTAATAAAAGACATTGCGTACATTATTGAGCTTGATGTCCATCCTGACCATCACCGAAAAAGTATTGGAAAAGCCCTTATCGAAGCTGCCACCGTTTGGGCCAGAGCGCAGAAATTAAGCGCTCTGACGCTGACAACATTTTCAACAGTACCCTGGAATGCGCCTTATTATGAAAGGCTCGGTTTCAGACGCCTTGAAGAGTATGAACTTGAAGGTAATCTGGCCGCACAACTTGAGGATGAGGACAAAAGGGGACTCAAAGACCGCGTTGCAATGAGGCTCAATTTGAATAAATAAAGCCTGAAATTACGGGTAACGGATGCTCATATGATACGTCTGATAATAACAATAGCAGTTGTACTGGTTGTGTTTGAGGTGCTTAGGCATCATGCGCCAAATTTAAAAGACACCTGTCCGGGGCTTTTTGCTTGTCTCGAGGCTTCAGTAGCGCCATAATCATTTCAGATTAAAGGCAATGTGTCACCCGGGCGCTGGCAGCACAAGGACGCTTTCCTGGATGATATACTACAAGCTTGCAAATCGTTTCCGAAGTCGATCCCTTGATTCAGCCGGATCCGCCACAACAAGGCGGGTCCCGGCCAGGACATCCATGAATCCCACCTCATTGTTATAACGGGGAACCACGTGGAGGTGAAGGTGCGGAATGCTGGCGCCGCTGCTATGGCCAAGATTGTAACCCACGTTGAAACCTTCGGGCCCGAATTCATCGGCAAGTATATCGATAGTATCCGCCAGCAGGCGATGGTAATTTACCGCTTCATCGTCGGAAAGATCGCGGAGGTTTTCAACATGCCGTTCGGGGAAAATCATCAGGTGGCCGGGATTGAACGGATACAGGTTGACCGAAACGATGAAGCCGTCCCGGCGCGCCACCTCGAAGTTCTTTACATCCGGATTGCCGTCCCTGATGGCGCAGAGGATGCACTCCACCCTGGGCTTGTCGCCCTTGACATATGAAAGCTTATCGGTGTTGAATAAATGATTTCTCATAGCGATGATACGACAGTATGATAGAGCCGGCACCGGCCATCAGCCGCCGTGGCGGACGCCGTCAGATTTTCCGCTTCCCGTACATGATGATCGAATAGGTTGTGATCCCGATAACAATGGCCACGCCGAACACGAGCATGGCTATGTACAGCATGTCGAGACGCTTGATAGAGGCCACCTTCAACCGGGTATCCGAGTCAAGGCTCTCTATTTCCATATCAAGGATCTTCTTGGTGGTCTCCATGTCCTCGCGGGAGAACACGTGCACGAACTGGTGGAACAGGTGCCTGGCGTGATTGACCCTTTCCCGCAGCTTCTTGACCTCGCCCTGCTTCTCCGTGATGTAATTGATATTCTTGTCGATGGCGTTAAAACTCCTGTCGATCCCGGCTATTGTGGCTATAATGTTCTTTGAGTAATCGGCGGGATGGCAGGTGGTGCACGATGACACGGTGATGACGTCAATTGACGAGCGCTGAATGTTATGGGTTCCATGGCAGGAATTACACCCCGGTTCGCCGGATTTCAGCACCGTCTGATAGTGCGGCCCCCGCTTGAACTGTTCCAGGGCCAGGACATGGCAGCCCTCCCTGCCGCAAAATTCTGATATCGTCTTCTTATTCGGTTTGCCGATAAAATTCGCCTCTTTGCTCTTCGCCCTTACCTTGTCGTCGGTCGTGGGATCGCCGCCGTGACAGTAGGAGCATTTTTTTCCGGCGGTGGCGTGGACGCTCTTCGACCATTGATCCACGGGTTTTTTCAGGTTCTCCTTATCCAGTGATTCATGGCAGCGGGCGCAGTTGTCCTTCTCGACGGCCTTATCAGGCCTCTTTTTCTCATCACCATACAGCGACGGGCCTGACGCAGCCACAAGGACAAGGCATAGGATTGGAAGTTTGAAAAGAGTGTGTATCATATGTTAAATGGCTCCTCTTAGTATATATCGACATGAAAGAGCTTTAACACAAGGACCGATGCCAGCAGAATTACATTTGTATACGCCCCGGCCACGCAATCGTCAATTATAATTCCGAGGCCTCCCCTGAGACGCTGAAGCCTTCCGGCAGGCCAGGGCTTGACGATATCCATCACCCTGAATAGGAAGAACGCGGCAAGGGCGATCTTCAGGTTGAAGGGATAGAACAGCACGCTGATCCAGTATCCCATGACCTCGTCGATCACTACCATCTCAGGGTCCTTTACCGCGAAAAAACGCTCGCCCTCATCGGCCAGCTTCATGAAGGGATAGAACAGCGCGACCGCAGCGACCAGATTCACGACCCAGCTGATCTCGCCGAAGATAAGATATTCGATGAAGTAGAGCGCCATCCCGACGAGGGAACCGGCCGTTCCGGGAGCGATCGGGCAATACCCGGCGTAAAAAGCGGTGAACAGGAATTCCTTGATCTTCATGCGGAGGTATCGGGTTCCCCTTTCGGTTTTTCAGGCAGAAAGAGGCGCCAGTTCGTAAAAAGGTATCGCACACCGGACAGCGCCGTGAGGATCGTGACGCCGAGCATTATCCAGTAGGGAACCGACTGGTGAGTTATATAGATCCCCCTCTTCCGGACAAAATAAATCATGATGATGATGACAATGGAGATCATCTGGAAAGCGGTCTTGACCTTGCCGAAACGGCTCGTTTTCAGTGTCTGGCCGCGCCGGATCGCCAGGTATCGCATAAAGGTGATCAACACATCACGGCCGACGATCACCAGGATCATCCAGAAATCGAATATTTCCAGGTACGGATCGAGGACCATGAGGGCCGCCAGGACCGATATGACCAGGAACTTGTCGGCAAGGGGATCGATGAAAATCCCGAATTCCGATTCCTGGTTGAGCTTGCGGGCGCTCCAACCGTCAAGCATGTCGGTGAAGGACGCAACGGCGAAGAGAACGAGGGCGTAGATCCATAATTTAGCATAAATAAGATAGATGAGAAGCGGAATCAGCACGATTCTCGAAAGGGAGAGAAGGTTCGGGATGGTAAAGATGAATTTAGGTACTTTCATATGATTTCACCAATCAGGTCATACTCGGTGGATCCGGTGACCCTGACTTTAACAATCGAGTTAACCGCAGCATCCCTCGCGGTCAAGTAAAAAATACCGTCAACTTCCGGCG
Protein-coding sequences here:
- a CDS encoding DUF1566 domain-containing protein produces the protein MNIGIYMRVLVALMLAATLSFTSCNNVEDDNSSFLLLLLGGGGSTGNTVINIAAMSGVTAPVLGAIPVTTISETAQYTGTVAWDGGWAWSTRFGGDKAYTATITLTAKSGYTLTGVSSNFFTVPGSTSVTNSADSGVITAVFPATAAVAVGEAALGGKVAYILATGDPGYVAGEQRGLIAASGDQGVSIIWAIAAYQATAVGGTGTALGTGLSNTVKIIAQNGTGSTYAAGLARACIDGGYTDWYLPSKNELGKLYDNRGLIGGFAEDFYWSSSEYGASSSWFQTFLNGFQSDTAKGLTCRVRAVRAF
- a CDS encoding GNAT family N-acetyltransferase, coding for MRFLSEIELAATEIFPEGSLPDNIRSETLPLYILQAALSKGCLWVASDSMNRPVGFIVLRVIKDIAYIIELDVHPDHHRKSIGKALIEAATVWARAQKLSALTLTTFSTVPWNAPYYERLGFRRLEEYELEGNLAAQLEDEDKRGLKDRVAMRLNLNK
- a CDS encoding HIT domain-containing protein, with the translated sequence MRNHLFNTDKLSYVKGDKPRVECILCAIRDGNPDVKNFEVARRDGFIVSVNLYPFNPGHLMIFPERHVENLRDLSDDEAVNYHRLLADTIDILADEFGPEGFNVGYNLGHSSGASIPHLHLHVVPRYNNEVGFMDVLAGTRLVVADPAESRDRLRKRFASL
- a CDS encoding phosphatidylglycerophosphatase A, translating into MKIKEFLFTAFYAGYCPIAPGTAGSLVGMALYFIEYLIFGEISWVVNLVAAVALFYPFMKLADEGERFFAVKDPEMVVIDEVMGYWISVLFYPFNLKIALAAFFLFRVMDIVKPWPAGRLQRLRGGLGIIIDDCVAGAYTNVILLASVLVLKLFHVDIY
- the pgsA gene encoding CDP-diacylglycerol--glycerol-3-phosphate 3-phosphatidyltransferase; its protein translation is MKVPKFIFTIPNLLSLSRIVLIPLLIYLIYAKLWIYALVLFAVASFTDMLDGWSARKLNQESEFGIFIDPLADKFLVISVLAALMVLDPYLEIFDFWMILVIVGRDVLITFMRYLAIRRGQTLKTSRFGKVKTAFQMISIVIIIMIYFVRKRGIYITHQSVPYWIMLGVTILTALSGVRYLFTNWRLFLPEKPKGEPDTSA